The Lipingzhangella halophila genome segment CCCCGCACGGCTGGCACGCCGCGTCCGCGAGATCATGTCAGCGCTGCGCGCGAATCATCCCCTCGATGGAAGGTCGCACCGCGAAATGAGTTCCGACCTGCGGATCAAGTTGGGCCGGATGGAGTTGGTCAACCCCATCATGGCCGCGGCGGGATGCGCGGGAACCGGACGTGAGCTCGCGCGCTTCGTGGACCTCGCCCGGCTCGGGGCGGTCGCGACGAAGTCGGTGATGCTGGAGCCGCGCGCCGGGCGGCCGTCGCCGCGCGTGGCCGAGACACCGAGCGGCATGCTCAGCTCCATCGGCCTGCAGGGACCGGGAATCGAGGTCTTCCTGCAGCGCGACCTGCCCTGGTTGCTTTCGCGGGGCGGCAACGCGGTGGTCTCCATCGCCGGCGGCAGCGCCTCGGAGTACGCCGAGCTGGCGCGGCGGCTCTCCGAGGAGACCGGGGTCGCGATGATCGAGGTCAACCTGTCCTGTCCGAACCCCGCGGACAGTGGCCGGGACTTCACCGACGACCCGGCCGAGGCGGCGCGCGTGGTGCACGCCGTGCGTTCGCACACCCAGTCCGACATCCCGGTGTTCGCGAAGCTGGCCCCGGACGTCCCCGACCTCGTCGGCCTGGCCACCGCGTGCGCGGAGGCGCGCGCCGACGGTCTGTCCATGGTCAACACAATGCGCGGCATGGCCATCGACCCGGCGACCCTGCGGCCCGCGGTGGCCGGCGGGCTGGCCGGGCTTTCCGGCCCGGCGATCCGGCCGATCGCCGTTGGCTGCGTCTACCGGGTGCACGCCGCGCTGCCGGACGTCCCCATCATCGGCATGGGCGGGGTGCGCACCGGAACCGACGTCCTGGAGTTCATGGCGGCCGGGGCAACGGCGGTCGCCGTCGGGACCGTGAACTTCGCGGACCCGTCCGCCTGCGCTCGTATCCTGCGCGAGTTCGAGGAGTCCACCGAGAGCCGGGGAGTGGTCCGAGTGGGTGATCTGGTGGGGGCGGCCCACCGACCTCACGGGGCCGCCCTGGGAAGATAGGTCCGCGGCCCCCAGCGAGCCGCTGCGGCCCGGGACGACGCTGGGTAGTGTCCCCGGTGTCCCAGAGGCGGAACGCGCGGCTACGGCCGGCTGAGCGCCTCGTACCTACATCACACCCGGTGCGTGCATGAACCGGCGCAACCGGGGAACCGCACGTGGCAGCGTGTCAATGCTGTTCATCGGAGGGAACCGGACGGATCCCACTGCGGCCTGCGCCGCCCCGCTCACCCATGACGCTCAGAAGGAGGACGAACGTGGCCGCGCCCATCGCCGTCGCCATTGACGCACCCGAGATCGAAGCCGCAGCCCGATGGGCATCGGCTGTGGCCCCGCATGTCAGCACGGTCAAGGTCGGCCTGGAGCTGTACCTGCGCTACGGCCCCGAGGTGGTCACCACCGTGCGGGGCGCCAACAAGGTGTCGGTCTTCCTCGACCTGAAGCTGCACGACATCCCGGACACGGTCGAACGGGCTACCCGCAACGTGGCCCGCCTGAGACCTTCCTACCTGACGGTGCACGCCGCAGGCGGTCGGGACATGATCGCCGCGGCGGTCGACGCCGCGCCAGAGACGAGGATCGCCGCGGTGACGGTGCTCACGTCGCTGGACGACGCCGCGCTTGAGGAGGTCGGGGTCCGCGGGCCGGCCGAGGACGCGGCTCGTCGGCTGGCCGCGCTCGCGGTGGACGCCGGGGCGCAGGCGCTCGTGTGCTCGCCGCGCGAGGTCGCGGCGCTGCGCGCCGAAGTGGGGCCGGACATCACGCTGATCACTCCCGGGGTGCGGCCGGCCGGTTCCGACCAGGGCGACCAGGCCCGGGTGGCGACCCCCGAGGCGGCGCTAGCCGCCGGGGCCGACCTGCTGGTGATCGGCCGTCCCATCACGCGCGCGCCGGATCCCGGTGCGGCGGCTGCCTCGATCGCGGCCGCCCTGCGCCGTTCGGAGACCGCGTCGGCATGACGGTGGGTCTGAAGCGAGTCGCGGCGGCCGGTACGTGGCCGCAGTGCGATGTCGTGGACGATCGACTTATGTCACTGTGTGATCATTTTCGGACGCGACTCTTGTCGCGTAGATGCTTAACCAGAACTCGACCGAAAGTGGCCGCCATGAGGTGCGTCACTCTGGGGAAGCCGTGGCGGGGACCTGCGACGGCGCCTCCGACCAGGCCGGAAGTCCCGGTTTTAGCATCTCTGTGCAATCAGATTGTGGCGCAGCGTAATTAATTGGATGAAATAGCGCTTGAAAGGCCACTTTGCGTTGCCGAACAGGGTCCGAACCTACTAACTTGCGCAGGCGTCCGCCCTCTACAAACGAGAGAAAACCGAGGTGACCCGGCGTGGCCCTTCCTCCCCTCACACCAGAACAGCGCGCCGCGGCTCTAGAGAAAGCCGCGAAGGCCAGAAAGGAGCGCGCGGAAGTCAAGAACCGACTCAAGCACGGCGGAGTATCGCTGTCCGAGGTTCTCACCGACGGACAGACCGATGACGTCATCGGCAAGATGAAGGTCTCCGCTCTGCTTGAATCGCTTCCGGGCGTCGGCAAGGTCCGAGCCAAGCAGATCATGGAGCGTCTGAACATCGCTGAGTCGCGGCGCGTCCGCGGCCTCGGCGCCAACCAGCGTTCGGCTCTCGAGCGCGAATTCGGCGGCGTCGAGTAGATATGGGCGCCGGTGCGGTTCTCCGTCTCGGGGAACCGCACCCCTGATCGGCTCTCAGCGAACAATGGCGGGATCCGTGACGGACACCGGCCATGCCGCGGTGTGATCCGGGCGACGTGCCCTTCCGGGGGTGAGTCCACCGGTCGCGCCGCGGCACGGTGGTATAAAAGACCAATCACCACCGGCTCGGTGCTCCCCCGGGGCCCAAGCTTCGGCCGGTTCCGGGAACCGGATGCCGCCTGTTCCAGTCCCCGCGTTCGCGGGAATTCGTTGAGAGTCTGATCGTCATTGCCTTCGCCTGGAAGCGGTACCGCCTCCTCGGTTACCCCACGGCTCATTGTGCTGTCCGGTCCGTCCGGCGTGGGGAAGAGCACTGTCGTGCGCGAGCTGCGGCGGTGGCATCCCGAGGTGTGGCTGTCGGTATCGGTGACGACCCGTATGCCGCGGCCGGGCGAGACCGAAGGCGTCGAGTACTTCTTCACCAGCGACGCCGAGTTCGACCGGATGGTCGCCGACGGCGATCTCCTGGAGTGGGCCGCGTTCGCGGGAAACCGGTACGGCACCCCGCGGCGCCCGGTCGAGGAGCGGCTGCGCTCCGGCACGCCAGTGCTCCTGGAGATCGACCTGCAGGGCGCACGGCAGGTACGCGAGTCCATGCCGGACTCGTTCCACGTGTTTCTGACCCCTCCCTCGTGGGAGGAGCTGGTCCACCGGCTCACGGGGCGCGGCACCGAGGAGCCCGAGGTGGTGCGGCGCCGGCTCGACACGGCGCGGGTCGAGCTCGCCGCCGAGAAGGAGTTCGACGCCACACTCATCAACACATCCGTGCGTGATGTCTGCGCCGAACTGCTAGCGTTGATCCAGGCACAACAGGTGTGATACCTGAGTGCCGGTTGCGGGGTCTCCGCAACCGCACCCGAACCACGGTCCCGATCCGGGGCCACGACCGTCTAGGGGTACGCAACGTGGCAGGCACCGAGCCCGTCGCTGAAGGCATCACCAACCCGCCGATCGACGACCTCCTGGAGTGCGTCGACAGCAAGTACAGCCTGGTGACCATGTCGTCCAAGCGCGCCAGGCAGATCAACGCCTACTACGCGCAGCTCGGCGAAGGGCTGCTCGAGTACGTGGGGCCGCTGGTCGAGACCCAGGTCCAGGAGAAGGCGCTCTCCATCGCGCTTCGCGAGATCAAGGGCGGCCTGCTGTCGGCCGAGCCGTACGAGGGCTCCTGAGGAAGCGGTCGGAGTCCCGCCGTCCCCGGCGGGACACCGTCGGCGGTCCGACCCGTGCGGGTGCCGTTCTGTAGGCCCCGCCCATAGGGGAATTTGACGTCCTCCTCGGGGCAGACCCCAAGGATTTCCGCGGCCTCGCGGGCTGTGGGCGCGAAGCGCCGCACGGCGCCCGCTGGTTCCTGCTTCATCGGCCCGCGCCAGCGCTGGTCGCTCCATCAGGCGGTTGTCCTCTCCGCCCGTCCGGCGGCGAGCCACTGCCCTTTCCTCCGCGCAATGCCCGCTTGGTTATCACGGACAGTGAGTAACCTACTACATACCAGAGATGCGATGCGCCTCCTGCCGGAAGGCCGGAGCACTCCCACAAAACACAGGTAGCGTCGTGGTCGTGAAAAAAGACACCCCGCCCGAGGTCGTCCTCGGTGTAGGCGCGGGAATTGCCGCGTACAAAGTCTGCGAGCTGCTGCGTACCTTCGCCGAGTCCGGACACCGCGTGCGGGTCGTGCCGACCGCCGACGCGCTGCGCTTCGTGGGAGAGCCCACGTGGGCGGCGCTGTCCGGGCGACCGGTGGCCACCGGCGTGTGGGACGCGGTGCACGAGGTCCCGCACGTGCGCATCGGCCAGGACGCCGACCTCGTGTTCGTCGCGCCGGCCACCGCCGACCTGCTGGCGAAGGCCGCCAACGGGCTGGCCGACGATCTTCTCAGCAACACCCTGCTGACCGCGCGGTGCCCGGTCGTTTTCGCCCCCGCGATGCACACCGAGATGTGGGAGCACGCGGCAACGCGGGCCAACATCGAGACGCTGCGGTCCCGCGGCGCGATCGTGCTGGATCCCGCGGTCGGCCGACTCACCGGCACCGACACCGGGCGCGGCCGGCTCCCCGATCCCGAGGAGCTGTTCGCCGTGGGGCGCCGGATCCTGCGCAGGGGCGCCGCCGCCGAGCCCGACCTGGCCGGCCGCCGGGTGGTGGTCACCGCTGGCGGTACCCGCGAGGCCGTTGACCCGGTCCGGTTCCTCGGCAACCGTTCGTCGGGCCGGCAGGGGTACGCTCTCGCCGCGACCGCCGTCGCCCGTGGCGCCAACGTCGTGCTGGTCTCGGCGAACGCCGATCTAGCGGATCCCGCCGGGGCCGAGGTCCGCCGGGTGGGCTCCGCGCGCGAGATGCGCGACGTGGTACTGGCCGAGCGCGCGAACGCCGACGCCGTCGTCATGGCGGCGGCGGTGGCCGACTTCCGGCCCGCCACCAGCGCCGAAAGCAAGATCAAAAAGGGCGCGGACCAGCCCGCCACGATCGAGCTGGTCGAGAATCCCGACATTCTTGCCGAACTCACCCGGGAACGTGCGCACGATCACCAGGTGATCGTGGGCTTCGCGGCCGAAACCGACAACGTTCTGGAGCACGGGCGGGCCAAGCTCGCCCGCAAGGGCTGTGACCTGCTGGTCGTGAACCAGGTGGGCGAGGGGCGCGCGTTCGGCACGGAGGACAACCAGGCGGTCGCGCTGGGTGCCGACGGCTCGGCGGTGGACATCCCGCACGGCCCGAAGGAGGACCTCGCGGACCGGGTTTGGGACCTCGTTGGCGGGCGTCTCGCAGTGGACTGACCATTCCCGGGCTGTTGCGTTGAGGGCGACTCGTTTCGCCTTGCGCTACAGAAAATCGCAGCACAACGGGACGATTGGCGGGCTGTGGAAATTTTCGTGTGGTATGCGTCACACTAGGGTTATGCGCCTCTGAGGAGGCATTCCGCGGCCTGAAGGTGCCCCAATGGCGACCCGCTGAGCTGCCAGAACGGCGTAAATGGCCCCCCTCCTCCGGGTGCGCCGAACGACGTCCCACTACAGTGGATCAGGAATCCAACCGCGTCGGTCGGTATTCGCCGGGGGTGACCCCACACTTCCGGCGGGCACCGCGCCGAGCGACAACTGTCAGCCAGCAGCCGCTGCAAGGAGTCTCTCAACGTGTCCCGTCGCCTTTTCACCTCCGAGTCGGTCACCGAAGGTCACCCCGACAAGATGGCCGACCAGATCAGTGACGCGATCCTCGACGCGATGATCAAGGACGACCCGAAGAGCCGGGTCGCCGTCGAGACCATGATCACCACTGGGCAGGTGCACGTCGCCGGTGAGGTCACCACTCAGACCTACGTCGACATCCCCGACATCGTCCGGAAGAAGATCCTGGAGATCGGTTACGACTCCTCCGCCAAGGGCTTCGACGGAGAGTCCTGCGGGGTCTCCGTCTCCATCGACGCGCAGTCCCCTGACATCGCCCAGGGCGTCGACACCGCCTACGAGGCGCGCGTCGAGAACGAAGAAGACCAGCTCAACAGCCAGGGTGCCGGTGACCAGGGCCTGATGTTCGGCTACGCCAGCCGTGAGACCCCCGAGCTCATGCCGTTGCCGATCAAGCTCGCCCACGCGCTCTCCCAGCGCCTGTCCGAGGTCCGGCACGACGGCACCGTCCCGTACCTGCGCCCCGACGGCAAGACGCAGGTGACCGTCGAGTACGACGGCCCCAACCCGGTCCGGCTGGACACGGTCGTCGTCTCCAGCCAGCACGCCCCCGACATCAACCTCGACGAGCTTCTCGCCCCCGACGTCAAGGAGCACGTGATCGCGCCGATCGTGGCGGATTACGGGCTTGAATCCGACAACTACCGGCTGCTGGTCAACCCCACTGGCCGGTTCGAGATCGGTGGCCCGATGGGCGACTGCGGCCTGACCGGCCGGAAGATCATCGTTGACACCTACGGCGGCTATGCCCGCCACGGCGGCGGTGCGTTCTCCGGCAAGGACCCGTCCAAGGTGGACCGCTCCGCCGCGTACGCCACCCGCTGGGTCGCCAAGAACATCGTGGCCGCCGGCCTGGCGGACCGCGCCGAGGTGCAGGTCGCCTACGCGATCGGTAAGGCGCACCCGGTCGGCGTGTTCATCGAGACCTTCGGCACCGAGCAGGTTGCCCCGGACGTCATCGAGAAGGCCGTCAAGGAGGTCTTCGACCTCCGTCCGGCCGCGATCGTGCGCGACCTCAACCTGCTGCGCCCGATCTACTCCCAGACCGCTGCCTACGGCCACTTCGGCCGTGACAACGGGGACTTCACCTGGGAGAAGACCGACCGCGCGGAGGCTCTGAAGGCCGCCGTCGGCGCCTAAGGCAGCCGGCTCGCGACGAGTCGCACCTTCCGCACTGTGTGGCCGCGCCCCTTTCGGGGCGCGGCCACACGCGTATCCGGGCCCGGATGATGTCCCCGCCGGGCCCGCGCCAGGGGCGGTCCGGCCACCGGGGAAGATGCGAGGGGCCGCGTCCGGCGTTGGGGCGCTGGCTCGGCCGCCGCCCCTGAGCCACGCGGGGAGAAACGACTCGCCCGGAGTCTGTCAGCGGCTCCAGAGAGGG includes the following:
- a CDS encoding dihydroorotate dehydrogenase, whose amino-acid sequence is MSSDLRIKLGRMELVNPIMAAAGCAGTGRELARFVDLARLGAVATKSVMLEPRAGRPSPRVAETPSGMLSSIGLQGPGIEVFLQRDLPWLLSRGGNAVVSIAGGSASEYAELARRLSEETGVAMIEVNLSCPNPADSGRDFTDDPAEAARVVHAVRSHTQSDIPVFAKLAPDVPDLVGLATACAEARADGLSMVNTMRGMAIDPATLRPAVAGGLAGLSGPAIRPIAVGCVYRVHAALPDVPIIGMGGVRTGTDVLEFMAAGATAVAVGTVNFADPSACARILREFEESTESRGVVRVGDLVGAAHRPHGAALGR
- the pyrF gene encoding orotidine-5'-phosphate decarboxylase produces the protein MAAPIAVAIDAPEIEAAARWASAVAPHVSTVKVGLELYLRYGPEVVTTVRGANKVSVFLDLKLHDIPDTVERATRNVARLRPSYLTVHAAGGRDMIAAAVDAAPETRIAAVTVLTSLDDAALEEVGVRGPAEDAARRLAALAVDAGAQALVCSPREVAALRAEVGPDITLITPGVRPAGSDQGDQARVATPEAALAAGADLLVIGRPITRAPDPGAAAASIAAALRRSETASA
- the mihF gene encoding integration host factor, actinobacterial type, with translation MALPPLTPEQRAAALEKAAKARKERAEVKNRLKHGGVSLSEVLTDGQTDDVIGKMKVSALLESLPGVGKVRAKQIMERLNIAESRRVRGLGANQRSALEREFGGVE
- the gmk gene encoding guanylate kinase, whose protein sequence is MPSPGSGTASSVTPRLIVLSGPSGVGKSTVVRELRRWHPEVWLSVSVTTRMPRPGETEGVEYFFTSDAEFDRMVADGDLLEWAAFAGNRYGTPRRPVEERLRSGTPVLLEIDLQGARQVRESMPDSFHVFLTPPSWEELVHRLTGRGTEEPEVVRRRLDTARVELAAEKEFDATLINTSVRDVCAELLALIQAQQV
- the rpoZ gene encoding DNA-directed RNA polymerase subunit omega, whose translation is MAGTEPVAEGITNPPIDDLLECVDSKYSLVTMSSKRARQINAYYAQLGEGLLEYVGPLVETQVQEKALSIALREIKGGLLSAEPYEGS
- the coaBC gene encoding bifunctional phosphopantothenoylcysteine decarboxylase/phosphopantothenate--cysteine ligase CoaBC, which produces MKKDTPPEVVLGVGAGIAAYKVCELLRTFAESGHRVRVVPTADALRFVGEPTWAALSGRPVATGVWDAVHEVPHVRIGQDADLVFVAPATADLLAKAANGLADDLLSNTLLTARCPVVFAPAMHTEMWEHAATRANIETLRSRGAIVLDPAVGRLTGTDTGRGRLPDPEELFAVGRRILRRGAAAEPDLAGRRVVVTAGGTREAVDPVRFLGNRSSGRQGYALAATAVARGANVVLVSANADLADPAGAEVRRVGSAREMRDVVLAERANADAVVMAAAVADFRPATSAESKIKKGADQPATIELVENPDILAELTRERAHDHQVIVGFAAETDNVLEHGRAKLARKGCDLLVVNQVGEGRAFGTEDNQAVALGADGSAVDIPHGPKEDLADRVWDLVGGRLAVD
- the metK gene encoding methionine adenosyltransferase, producing the protein MSRRLFTSESVTEGHPDKMADQISDAILDAMIKDDPKSRVAVETMITTGQVHVAGEVTTQTYVDIPDIVRKKILEIGYDSSAKGFDGESCGVSVSIDAQSPDIAQGVDTAYEARVENEEDQLNSQGAGDQGLMFGYASRETPELMPLPIKLAHALSQRLSEVRHDGTVPYLRPDGKTQVTVEYDGPNPVRLDTVVVSSQHAPDINLDELLAPDVKEHVIAPIVADYGLESDNYRLLVNPTGRFEIGGPMGDCGLTGRKIIVDTYGGYARHGGGAFSGKDPSKVDRSAAYATRWVAKNIVAAGLADRAEVQVAYAIGKAHPVGVFIETFGTEQVAPDVIEKAVKEVFDLRPAAIVRDLNLLRPIYSQTAAYGHFGRDNGDFTWEKTDRAEALKAAVGA